A single region of the Cereibacter sphaeroides 2.4.1 genome encodes:
- a CDS encoding orotate phosphoribosyltransferase, protein MIPTSFPPREEIARLTARMLLEIEAVHFRPQEPFTLASGLPSPTYIDCRKLISYPRIRSTLMDFMAVTLLRDAGFEAFDNIAGGETAGIPFAALVAERLGLPMTYVRKKPKGYGRNARIEGVMTEGQRVLLVEDLTTDGGSKLSFVDAIRETGASCAHTAVIFYYGIFPETIGRLQAHGVTLHHLCTWWDVLAEARASGTFDAGTLAEVESFLSNPRDWQDARKPADPTKSL, encoded by the coding sequence ATGATCCCCACCTCCTTTCCGCCGCGCGAGGAGATCGCCCGTCTGACGGCGCGGATGCTGCTCGAGATCGAGGCGGTGCATTTCCGCCCGCAGGAGCCCTTCACGCTGGCCTCGGGTCTGCCCTCGCCCACCTATATCGACTGCCGCAAGCTGATCTCCTATCCGCGCATCCGGTCGACGCTGATGGATTTCATGGCGGTGACGCTTCTGCGCGACGCGGGCTTCGAGGCCTTCGACAATATCGCGGGCGGCGAGACGGCCGGGATCCCCTTCGCGGCGCTGGTGGCCGAGCGGCTGGGCCTGCCCATGACCTATGTGCGCAAGAAGCCCAAGGGCTACGGCCGCAACGCCCGGATCGAGGGGGTCATGACCGAGGGTCAGCGCGTGCTTCTGGTCGAGGATCTGACCACCGACGGCGGCTCGAAGCTCTCGTTCGTCGATGCGATCCGCGAGACGGGCGCCAGCTGCGCCCATACGGCGGTGATCTTCTACTACGGGATCTTTCCCGAAACGATCGGACGGCTGCAGGCGCACGGGGTCACGCTGCATCATCTGTGCACCTGGTGGGATGTGCTGGCCGAGGCGCGCGCCTCGGGCACGTTCGACGCGGGCACGCTGGCCGAGGTCGAGAGCTTCCTGTCCAACCCCCGCGACTGGCAGGACGCGCGGAAACCGGCCGATCCGACGAAGAGCCTCTGA
- the pyrC gene encoding dihydroorotase, producing the protein MTQSLTLRRPDDWHLHLRDGAMLEGVLPETTRHFARAIVMPNLVPPVVTAAEAQAYRARILRALPEGARFEPLMVLYLTETTDPADVRAAAASGLVTAVKLYPAGATTNSASGVRDFDRVRGVLETMAEIGLPLCVHGEVTDPAVDIFDREAVFLDRVLDPIRRATPGLRVVLEHVTTREGLDYVRGGGPDMAGTLTTHHLIINRNHILAGGIRPHYYCLPVAKRETHRLALRAAATGGEACFFLGTDSAPHVDAAKESGCGCAGCFTAPNTLSILAHVFEEEGALDRLEGFVSLHGPAFYRLPANEERITLRKGAALALPGKIETGAGPVTVFDPGFPLLWHVEP; encoded by the coding sequence ATGACCCAGAGCCTGACCCTGCGCCGCCCCGACGACTGGCACCTCCACCTGCGCGACGGCGCGATGCTGGAGGGGGTGCTGCCCGAAACCACACGGCACTTCGCCCGCGCCATCGTGATGCCGAACCTCGTGCCGCCGGTGGTGACCGCGGCGGAGGCCCAGGCCTACCGGGCCCGGATCCTGCGCGCCCTGCCCGAGGGCGCGCGGTTCGAGCCGCTGATGGTGCTCTATCTGACCGAGACGACCGATCCGGCCGATGTGCGCGCGGCGGCGGCCTCGGGCCTCGTGACGGCGGTGAAGCTCTATCCCGCGGGGGCCACGACCAATTCGGCCTCGGGCGTGCGCGACTTCGACCGGGTGCGCGGCGTGCTCGAGACCATGGCCGAGATCGGCCTGCCGCTCTGCGTGCATGGCGAGGTGACGGATCCGGCCGTGGACATCTTCGATCGCGAGGCCGTGTTCCTCGACCGGGTGCTGGATCCGATCCGGCGCGCGACGCCGGGGCTCCGGGTCGTGCTCGAACATGTGACCACGCGGGAGGGGCTCGATTATGTGCGCGGCGGGGGGCCGGACATGGCCGGCACGCTCACCACGCATCACCTGATCATCAACCGCAACCACATCCTCGCGGGCGGCATCCGGCCGCATTACTACTGCCTGCCGGTGGCCAAGCGCGAGACGCATCGGCTGGCGCTCCGCGCTGCCGCGACGGGGGGCGAGGCCTGCTTCTTCCTCGGCACCGACAGCGCGCCGCATGTCGATGCGGCCAAGGAGAGCGGCTGCGGCTGCGCGGGCTGCTTCACCGCCCCCAACACGCTCTCGATCCTCGCCCATGTGTTCGAGGAGGAGGGCGCGCTCGACCGGCTGGAAGGGTTCGTGTCGCTCCACGGGCCCGCCTTCTACCGCCTGCCGGCGAACGAGGAGCGCATCACCCTGCGCAAGGGGGCGGCTCTCGCGCTGCCCGGCAAGATCGAGACGGGCGCCGGGCCGGTCACGGTCTTCGATCCCGGCTTCCCGCTTCTGTGGCACGTCGAACCCTGA
- a CDS encoding AAA family ATPase yields the protein MTQSLPASINAAAALLAGQGYVSDRALSTVVFLSLKLGRPLFLEGEAGTGKTEIAKALAAALGRRLIRLQCYEGLDAASAVADWNFAAQMIAIRTAEAAGGADRSALRTELFIEEYLIERPLLQAMRPQPGGAPVLLIDELDRTDEPFEAFLLEALSDFQVTIPELGTIRAPEPPLVILTSNRTREVHDALKRRCLYHWVDYPDFPREARILAARVPEAQERLSREIVAFVQRLRREDLFKRPGVAETIDWAKCLLALDVIELSPELIADTLGALLKYQDDIQKIQGSEARRLLDEARRDLAPA from the coding sequence GTGACCCAATCCCTGCCCGCCTCGATCAACGCCGCCGCAGCTCTCCTCGCGGGGCAGGGCTATGTGAGCGACCGGGCGCTCTCGACCGTCGTCTTCCTGTCTCTGAAGCTCGGCCGGCCGCTCTTTCTCGAAGGCGAAGCCGGCACCGGCAAGACCGAGATCGCCAAGGCGCTGGCCGCCGCCCTCGGGCGCCGCCTGATCCGGCTGCAATGCTACGAGGGGCTCGACGCGGCCTCAGCCGTGGCCGACTGGAACTTCGCCGCCCAGATGATCGCGATCCGCACCGCCGAAGCCGCGGGCGGGGCCGACCGCAGCGCGCTCCGCACCGAGCTCTTTATCGAGGAGTATCTGATCGAGCGCCCGCTCCTGCAGGCCATGCGCCCCCAGCCCGGCGGCGCCCCGGTCCTGCTCATCGACGAGCTCGACCGCACCGACGAGCCGTTCGAGGCCTTCCTGCTCGAGGCGCTCTCGGACTTTCAGGTCACGATCCCCGAACTCGGCACCATCCGCGCGCCCGAACCGCCGCTCGTGATCCTCACCTCGAACCGGACCCGCGAGGTGCATGACGCCCTCAAGCGCCGCTGTCTCTATCACTGGGTGGATTATCCCGATTTCCCGCGCGAGGCCCGCATCCTCGCCGCCCGCGTGCCCGAGGCACAGGAGCGGCTCAGCCGCGAGATCGTGGCCTTCGTCCAGCGCCTGCGCCGCGAGGATCTGTTCAAGCGCCCCGGCGTGGCCGAGACGATCGACTGGGCCAAGTGCCTGCTCGCGCTCGACGTGATCGAGCTCTCGCCCGAACTCATCGCCGACACGCTGGGGGCGCTCCTGAAATATCAGGACGACATCCAGAAGATCCAGGGCTCCGAGGCGCGCCGCCTGCTCGACGAGGCCCGCCGCGACCTCGCCCCGGCATGA
- a CDS encoding vWA domain-containing protein, with protein sequence MEFEAPADGSLARNILWFARALRKAGLPIGSGRIADAVRAVEAAGFTSREDFYWTLHACFVSRPEHRAVFAQVFRLFWRDPQFLEQMMSLLLPQLRGVQEDRPPEPAEKRAAEALLDGAERPERAAPDPEGSLIEIDASDTASGEERLRRLDFEQMSAEEIAAARRMLARLSLPVPPIRSRRLVAAAGGPRVDLRRTLARALRQGGEIPALARRRPALRWPNLVVLCDISGSMSLYSRLVLQFIHAVANRKGQGWARVHAFTFGTRLTNITRHLRRRDVDAALAAAGAEAQDWSGGTRIGECLHIFNRDWSRRVLGQGAVVLLITDGLDRGDPAALSREMERLHLSARRLIWLNPLLRWEGFAPRAGGIRAMLPHVDSLRAAHSVASLEALSEALSRP encoded by the coding sequence ATGGAGTTTGAGGCCCCTGCCGACGGCAGCCTTGCCCGCAACATCCTGTGGTTCGCCCGCGCCCTCCGCAAGGCGGGCCTGCCCATCGGATCGGGCCGGATCGCCGATGCGGTCCGCGCGGTCGAGGCGGCGGGCTTCACCTCGCGCGAGGATTTCTACTGGACGCTCCACGCCTGCTTCGTCTCCCGCCCCGAGCATCGGGCGGTCTTCGCGCAGGTCTTCCGCCTGTTCTGGCGCGATCCGCAGTTCCTCGAACAGATGATGAGCCTCCTCCTGCCGCAGCTCCGTGGGGTGCAGGAGGACCGGCCGCCGGAGCCGGCCGAGAAACGTGCGGCGGAGGCGCTTCTCGACGGTGCCGAGCGTCCCGAGCGCGCGGCCCCCGACCCCGAGGGCAGCCTGATCGAGATCGACGCCTCCGACACCGCCTCGGGCGAGGAACGGCTGCGGCGGCTCGATTTCGAACAGATGTCGGCCGAAGAGATCGCGGCGGCCCGGCGCATGCTGGCGCGCCTGTCGCTCCCCGTTCCGCCGATCCGCTCGCGGAGGCTTGTCGCCGCGGCGGGCGGGCCGCGGGTCGATCTGCGCCGCACGCTCGCCCGCGCCCTGCGGCAGGGCGGCGAGATCCCCGCGCTCGCCCGCCGCCGCCCGGCGCTGCGCTGGCCGAACCTCGTCGTCCTCTGCGACATCTCGGGCTCAATGTCGCTTTATTCACGGCTGGTGCTGCAGTTCATCCATGCGGTCGCGAACCGGAAGGGTCAGGGCTGGGCGCGGGTCCATGCCTTCACTTTCGGCACGCGCCTGACGAACATCACCCGTCACCTGCGCCGCCGGGATGTCGATGCGGCGCTGGCCGCCGCCGGAGCCGAGGCGCAGGACTGGTCGGGCGGCACCCGCATCGGCGAATGCCTGCACATCTTCAACCGCGACTGGTCGCGCCGCGTGCTGGGGCAGGGGGCGGTGGTGCTTCTCATCACCGACGGCCTCGACCGGGGAGACCCGGCGGCGCTCTCGCGCGAGATGGAGCGGCTGCATCTGTCGGCGCGCAGGCTGATCTGGTTGAACCCGCTGCTGCGCTGGGAGGGCTTCGCCCCGCGCGCCGGCGGCATCCGCGCCATGCTGCCCCATGTGGACAGCCTGCGCGCCGCTCACTCGGTGGCCTCGCTCGAGGCTCTGAGCGAGGCACTTTCGCGGCCCTGA
- a CDS encoding OmpA family protein — protein MKSRLMTTTAALSVALSTFQPLPLMAQDANKAVCAQNPDLCPPRQKRGEGAQKRKEQEQAKERRKEERPAARAAQEEEGAAARARRANREQVEEGGQARRPAAEQDAPARGDKARARARDSEDGAARAQAEGNAADDTRLLQEGNGQGDAARPAKRARPAEEERPADRERAGDRARAAEEGGAARDAVRAGDERPAAGAEGRKAQTREASPDGDGPDAEELRRRLQGEAPAKDRQARGDRDGGAAADEEGGRNAEARGDGQARDAEGRDAERPRNRDAEGRDADRERNRNAEDRTRPADAQARDGQGRQQAGDEARRARQQQPEREEARKSLARILESEDQGEESAAAAAASAEDASEAAREARRQANRAERITEENSRSSNEEFRTLLNGNRDKKNDDDDDEGGLSNFEKFGLLALGGLAVGTLLNNNRGEVVSNSGDRVVVQRSDGTYSVLKDDDTLLRRPGSEVVTQSFDDGSTRSVVTRADGTQIVTIRDASGRVLRRTAVDGQGREVMLIDDLESYQAVDVSRLPEPAPVYSFVQTRDQRDLRQALEQTRTRDLDRTYSLRQIREYREVRALAPAIDVDQITFDTGSAAIDPDEAEKLASLGQTIADMIAERPEEVFLIEGHTDAVGDAASNLALSDRRAESVALALTEYFDVPPENMVVQGYGEEDLRVDSDGPEQRNRRVAVRLITPLMQTASN, from the coding sequence ATGAAGAGCCGTCTTATGACGACCACGGCTGCGCTGTCGGTCGCGCTTTCCACTTTCCAGCCGCTGCCCCTGATGGCGCAGGATGCCAACAAAGCTGTCTGCGCGCAGAACCCCGACCTGTGCCCGCCCAGGCAGAAGCGGGGCGAGGGTGCCCAGAAGCGCAAGGAGCAGGAGCAGGCGAAGGAGAGGCGGAAGGAAGAGCGTCCCGCCGCGCGTGCGGCTCAGGAGGAAGAGGGCGCGGCTGCCCGCGCGCGCCGTGCCAACCGCGAGCAGGTGGAAGAGGGCGGTCAGGCGCGCCGGCCTGCAGCCGAGCAGGACGCTCCCGCCCGGGGCGACAAGGCGCGCGCCCGCGCGCGTGACAGCGAAGACGGCGCGGCGCGTGCCCAGGCGGAGGGGAATGCGGCCGACGACACCCGCCTCCTTCAGGAGGGGAACGGTCAGGGCGATGCGGCTCGTCCGGCCAAGCGGGCGCGCCCGGCCGAGGAAGAGCGCCCTGCCGACCGCGAGCGGGCGGGTGACCGCGCCCGCGCGGCCGAAGAGGGCGGCGCTGCCCGGGATGCCGTCCGCGCCGGCGACGAGCGCCCGGCCGCCGGTGCCGAAGGCAGGAAAGCCCAGACCCGCGAGGCCTCGCCGGACGGTGACGGCCCGGATGCCGAGGAGCTGCGCCGCAGGCTGCAGGGGGAGGCTCCCGCCAAGGACCGTCAGGCGCGCGGCGACCGCGATGGCGGCGCGGCGGCCGATGAGGAAGGCGGCAGGAACGCTGAAGCCCGCGGCGACGGGCAGGCCCGTGATGCCGAGGGCCGCGATGCAGAGCGCCCGCGCAACCGAGACGCGGAAGGCCGCGATGCGGACCGCGAGCGCAACCGCAACGCCGAAGACCGCACCCGTCCGGCCGATGCCCAGGCCCGCGACGGCCAGGGTCGCCAGCAGGCCGGAGACGAGGCGCGGCGCGCCCGTCAACAGCAGCCCGAGCGCGAGGAGGCGCGGAAGTCGCTGGCCCGCATCCTCGAGAGCGAGGATCAGGGCGAGGAGTCTGCGGCTGCGGCGGCCGCCTCTGCCGAGGATGCGAGTGAGGCTGCCCGCGAGGCGCGGCGTCAGGCCAATCGTGCGGAGCGCATCACCGAGGAGAACAGCCGCTCCAGCAACGAGGAATTTCGCACGCTGCTGAACGGCAACCGCGACAAGAAGAATGACGACGACGACGATGAGGGCGGCCTCTCGAACTTCGAGAAGTTCGGCCTGCTCGCGCTCGGCGGTCTCGCGGTGGGGACCCTGCTCAACAACAACCGCGGCGAGGTCGTCTCGAACAGCGGCGACCGGGTCGTCGTGCAGCGGTCGGACGGCACCTATTCCGTGCTGAAGGACGATGACACGCTGCTGCGTCGTCCGGGATCCGAGGTGGTGACGCAGTCCTTCGACGACGGCTCGACCCGCTCGGTCGTGACCCGCGCCGACGGCACCCAGATCGTGACGATCCGCGATGCGTCGGGCCGCGTGCTGCGCCGGACGGCCGTCGACGGTCAGGGCCGCGAGGTCATGCTGATCGACGATCTCGAGTCTTACCAAGCTGTCGATGTCTCGCGTCTGCCCGAACCGGCGCCGGTCTACAGCTTCGTCCAAACGCGGGACCAGCGAGACCTGCGGCAGGCTCTGGAACAGACCCGCACGCGCGATCTGGACCGGACCTACAGCCTGCGCCAGATCCGGGAATATCGCGAGGTGCGCGCGCTCGCTCCGGCGATCGACGTGGACCAGATCACCTTCGACACCGGTTCGGCCGCCATCGATCCCGACGAGGCCGAGAAGCTCGCCTCGCTGGGCCAGACGATCGCCGACATGATCGCCGAACGTCCCGAGGAGGTGTTCCTGATCGAGGGCCATACGGACGCCGTGGGCGATGCTGCATCGAACCTCGCGCTGTCCGACCGGCGGGCCGAGTCGGTGGCGCTGGCGCTGACCGAGTATTTCGACGTGCCGCCGGAAAACATGGTCGTGCAGGGCTACGGCGAAGAGGATCTGCGCGTCGACAGCGACGGGCCGGAGCAGCGCAACCGCCGCGTGGCGGTCCGGCTCATCACGCCGCTGATGCAGACGGCGTCGAACTAA
- a CDS encoding XdhC family protein, which translates to MAGHDDIPELALDWHRAGRAPVIATVLETWGSAPRPAGSQLVIADDGEMMGSVSGGCVEGAVIAEAAEARADGRPRVLTFGVSDDEAFAVGLACGGTIRVLVEPVGSALPEAVLADLVAARAGRRPVALVFHPETGGHRLAGPEEASVAARLRSDRSGLEEDGRFIGIHNPPLRLIVVGAVHIAQPLVAMARIAGYGPTLIDPRSAFGSEARFPGETILDAWPDEALAGLAPDARTAVVTLTHDPKLDDPAILAAFDSPAFYIGCLGSPRTHAKRLDRLRTAGVPEAQIARIHAPVGLDIGARSPAEIALSILAQITERLRRG; encoded by the coding sequence TTGGCCGGCCACGACGATATACCCGAACTTGCGCTCGACTGGCACCGCGCGGGTCGAGCGCCCGTGATTGCCACGGTGCTCGAGACCTGGGGCTCGGCGCCGCGGCCCGCGGGAAGCCAGCTCGTGATCGCGGACGATGGCGAGATGATGGGCTCGGTCTCGGGCGGCTGCGTCGAAGGCGCCGTCATCGCCGAGGCGGCAGAGGCGCGGGCCGACGGGCGCCCGCGGGTCCTGACCTTCGGGGTGTCCGACGACGAGGCCTTCGCAGTGGGCCTTGCCTGCGGCGGCACGATCCGCGTGCTGGTCGAACCCGTGGGCTCCGCCCTGCCGGAGGCCGTTCTCGCCGATCTCGTGGCGGCGCGTGCGGGCCGACGGCCGGTGGCGCTGGTCTTTCACCCTGAGACGGGCGGGCATCGGCTGGCCGGCCCCGAAGAGGCGTCCGTGGCGGCCCGGCTCAGGTCCGACCGGTCGGGACTGGAGGAGGACGGCCGCTTCATCGGTATCCACAATCCGCCCCTGCGTCTGATTGTGGTGGGGGCGGTCCATATCGCCCAGCCGCTCGTGGCCATGGCCCGGATCGCGGGCTACGGGCCCACGCTCATCGACCCGCGCAGCGCCTTCGGATCCGAGGCGCGCTTCCCGGGCGAGACCATTCTCGACGCCTGGCCCGACGAGGCGCTGGCCGGGCTCGCCCCCGACGCGCGGACGGCGGTGGTGACGCTCACCCACGATCCGAAGCTCGACGATCCGGCGATCCTCGCCGCCTTCGACAGCCCCGCCTTCTACATCGGCTGCCTCGGCTCGCCGCGCACCCACGCGAAGCGGCTCGACAGGCTGCGAACGGCCGGCGTGCCCGAGGCGCAGATCGCGCGCATCCATGCGCCGGTGGGGCTCGACATCGGCGCGCGCAGCCCGGCCGAGATCGCGCTGTCCATCCTCGCCCAGATCACCGAGCGGCTGAGGCGCGGCTGA
- a CDS encoding molybdopterin-binding protein, protein MRFGAVPLDEAQGAVLAHSVALPGGRLRKGLVLGATEIADLAAAGHREVMAARLDPGDVPEDAAAARLAQALVPDERTSLLARSSAFTGRVNLNATLPGLVMLDAGRIHALNRIDPAITLATLAPLARVEPGMLVGTVKIIAYAVEETALAQAEALARGALSVLPVVRRSAGLLLTEVPGQEAKLAAKGRRAVEKRLAALGMELAGVEVTAHETGPMAEALARLPGEMLLILTGSATSDVRDTGPEALRHAGGEVARFGMPVDPGNLLFHGRLGPRPVIGLPGCARSPALNGADWVLERLACGLEVDDAAIAAMGVGGLLKEIPLRPQPRERRA, encoded by the coding sequence ATGCGCTTCGGAGCCGTTCCGCTCGACGAGGCGCAGGGCGCGGTCCTCGCCCATTCCGTGGCCCTGCCCGGCGGGCGGCTGCGCAAGGGCCTTGTGCTCGGTGCCACGGAGATTGCGGATCTGGCGGCGGCGGGGCATCGGGAGGTCATGGCGGCCCGGCTCGACCCGGGGGACGTGCCGGAGGATGCGGCGGCGGCGCGCCTCGCCCAGGCCCTCGTGCCCGACGAGCGGACGTCGTTGCTGGCGCGGTCGTCTGCCTTCACGGGGAGGGTCAATCTCAATGCCACCTTGCCGGGGCTGGTAATGCTCGATGCCGGCCGCATCCATGCGCTGAACCGGATCGATCCGGCCATCACGCTGGCGACGCTGGCGCCTCTGGCGCGGGTCGAGCCGGGAATGCTCGTGGGCACGGTCAAGATCATCGCCTATGCGGTGGAGGAGACGGCGCTGGCGCAGGCCGAGGCGCTGGCACGGGGCGCACTCAGCGTCCTGCCGGTGGTGCGTCGGAGCGCGGGGCTCCTTTTGACCGAGGTGCCGGGGCAGGAGGCGAAGCTCGCGGCCAAGGGCCGCCGCGCCGTCGAGAAGAGGCTCGCGGCGCTCGGGATGGAGCTGGCCGGGGTGGAGGTGACGGCGCACGAGACGGGGCCCATGGCCGAGGCGCTGGCACGGCTGCCGGGCGAGATGCTTCTGATCCTGACCGGCTCGGCCACTTCCGACGTGCGGGATACGGGCCCCGAGGCGCTCCGGCATGCGGGAGGCGAAGTGGCCCGGTTCGGAATGCCGGTCGATCCCGGCAATCTCCTCTTTCACGGACGGCTCGGTCCGCGCCCGGTGATCGGGCTGCCCGGCTGCGCCCGCTCGCCGGCGCTTAACGGAGCGGACTGGGTGCTGGAGCGGCTGGCCTGCGGTCTCGAGGTCGATGACGCGGCGATCGCCGCCATGGGGGTTGGGGGGCTTTTGAAGGAGATCCCCCTCCGGCCCCAGCCGAGGGAGCGGCGGGCGTGA
- the infC gene encoding translation initiation factor IF-3, with protein sequence MKGNGRDTILRRTIANCTRNATIARRPHNAPPQRETGPRVNERIRCPEVRLIGANGENIGVVTPSRAMMMAEEAGLDLVEISPNAEPPVCKIMDFGKFKYEQQKREAEARKKQHIIEIKEIKFRPGTDTHDYDVKMRSVLKFLSEGDKVKVTLRFRGREMAHQELGLELLNRVAAHVSEAEAGKVEAMPKLEGRQMVMMIAPK encoded by the coding sequence TTGAAAGGCAACGGCCGGGACACTATTTTGCGCCGCACAATTGCCAACTGCACAAGGAACGCCACCATAGCCCGCAGACCCCACAACGCCCCGCCGCAACGCGAAACGGGCCCCCGTGTCAACGAGCGAATCCGCTGCCCCGAGGTCCGACTGATCGGCGCCAATGGCGAGAACATCGGAGTCGTCACCCCCTCCCGTGCCATGATGATGGCCGAAGAGGCCGGTCTTGATCTTGTCGAGATCTCGCCGAACGCGGAACCGCCGGTCTGCAAGATCATGGACTTCGGCAAGTTCAAGTACGAGCAGCAGAAACGCGAGGCCGAGGCCCGCAAGAAGCAGCACATCATCGAGATCAAGGAGATCAAGTTCCGTCCCGGGACCGATACCCACGATTACGATGTGAAGATGCGCTCCGTGCTGAAATTCCTCAGCGAAGGCGACAAGGTGAAGGTCACCCTGCGCTTCCGCGGCCGCGAGATGGCGCACCAGGAGCTTGGTCTGGAGCTTCTGAACCGCGTCGCGGCCCATGTCTCGGAGGCCGAGGCCGGCAAGGTCGAGGCGATGCCGAAACTCGAAGGCCGCCAGATGGTGATGATGATCGCGCCGAAATGA
- a CDS encoding ferredoxin--NADP reductase: MNQNAAIVKTLPDAQTVTSVQHWTDRLFSFRVTRPQSLRFRSGEFVMIGLLDERGKPIMRAYSIASPNWDEELEFYSIKVPDGPLTSRLQHIQPGDQIILRPKPVGTLVLDALLPGKRIWFLATGTGIAPFASLMRDPETYERYEQVIMMHTCREQAELEYGRQLVESLKDDPLIGEMVGDKLLYYPTTTRETSDRMGRITDNLSSGKVFEDLGVPKMNLEEDRAMVCGSLQFNLDVKTVLESFGLREGANSEPLQYVVEKAFVGDGI, encoded by the coding sequence ATGAACCAGAACGCCGCCATTGTGAAGACCCTGCCCGATGCGCAGACCGTGACCTCGGTGCAGCATTGGACGGACCGTCTCTTTTCCTTCCGCGTGACCCGTCCGCAGTCGCTGCGGTTCCGCTCGGGCGAGTTCGTGATGATCGGGCTGCTCGACGAGCGCGGCAAGCCGATCATGCGCGCCTATTCCATCGCCTCGCCCAACTGGGACGAAGAGCTCGAATTCTACTCGATCAAGGTGCCGGACGGTCCGCTGACCTCGCGGCTCCAGCATATCCAGCCCGGCGACCAGATCATCCTGCGTCCGAAGCCGGTGGGGACGCTCGTTCTCGACGCGCTTCTGCCCGGCAAGCGGATCTGGTTCCTCGCCACCGGCACCGGCATCGCGCCCTTCGCCTCGCTGATGCGCGACCCCGAGACCTACGAGCGCTACGAGCAGGTCATCATGATGCACACCTGCCGCGAGCAGGCCGAGCTCGAATATGGCCGCCAACTGGTCGAGAGCCTGAAGGACGATCCGCTGATCGGCGAGATGGTGGGCGACAAGCTGCTCTACTATCCCACCACCACGCGCGAGACCTCGGACCGGATGGGTCGGATCACCGACAACCTCAGCTCGGGCAAGGTGTTCGAGGATCTGGGCGTGCCGAAGATGAACCTCGAGGAAGACCGCGCGATGGTCTGCGGCTCGCTCCAGTTCAACCTCGACGTCAAGACCGTGCTCGAGAGCTTCGGCCTGCGCGAGGGCGCGAACTCGGAACCGCTGCAATATGTGGTCGAGAAGGCCTTCGTCGGCGACGGGATCTAA
- a CDS encoding DUF934 domain-containing protein — protein sequence MSVIVTDKGFAADDWPGAIASLEALEDGAEAVDLTNTDDPARLGNRLEQLGLIRIAFPSFSDGRGFTLAKRLRRMGYRGRLRAHGPLIADQYAMARRSGFDEVEIPDDLAARQPEDQWLFRADWQNHDYQSQLKR from the coding sequence ATGAGCGTCATCGTCACCGACAAGGGCTTCGCGGCCGACGATTGGCCGGGGGCGATCGCATCGCTCGAGGCGCTGGAAGACGGGGCCGAGGCCGTCGATCTGACCAACACCGACGATCCGGCGCGCCTCGGCAACCGGCTGGAGCAGCTGGGCCTCATCCGCATCGCCTTCCCCTCCTTCAGCGACGGGCGGGGCTTCACGCTTGCCAAGCGGCTGCGGCGGATGGGCTACCGCGGGCGGCTGCGCGCGCATGGGCCGCTCATCGCGGATCAATATGCCATGGCCCGTCGTTCCGGCTTCGACGAGGTGGAAATCCCCGACGATCTCGCCGCCCGTCAGCCCGAGGATCAATGGCTCTTTCGCGCCGACTGGCAAAACCATGACTATCAGTCGCAGCTTAAGCGCTGA